A stretch of Bacillota bacterium DNA encodes these proteins:
- a CDS encoding GNAT family N-acetyltransferase has product MKQLKEMPVLVGERLILRPFELKDAKRVQMLAGTPEIAAVTLLIPYPYPDGLAETWIGTHRESFQNGQNVSLAVCLKDSGLLIGAVGLEISQEHSRGSLGYWIGTDYWNQGYCTEAARLMVDHGFNEMSLARIYATHMSHNPASGRVMQKLDMQKEGVLRNHILKNGKYYDLVYYGILRSEYETIRT; this is encoded by the coding sequence ATGAAACAACTCAAAGAAATGCCAGTTTTGGTAGGGGAAAGACTGATCTTAAGGCCGTTTGAACTCAAAGATGCCAAACGGGTGCAGATGCTTGCAGGAACACCTGAGATAGCGGCTGTAACGCTTCTGATTCCGTATCCATATCCAGATGGATTAGCCGAAACTTGGATCGGGACTCACAGGGAAAGCTTTCAGAACGGCCAAAACGTGAGTTTGGCTGTCTGCTTAAAGGACTCTGGGCTTCTAATCGGCGCTGTTGGACTAGAGATCAGCCAGGAACACAGTCGCGGATCACTGGGATATTGGATCGGAACAGACTATTGGAACCAAGGCTACTGCACGGAAGCAGCCAGACTGATGGTGGACCACGGGTTTAATGAGATGAGTCTGGCAAGAATCTACGCAACCCATATGAGCCACAATCCAGCTTCGGGAAGAGTCATGCAGAAACTGGATATGCAGAAAGAGGGTGTGTTGAGAAACCACATCCTCAAAAACGGTAAGTATTATGATTTGGTGTACTATGGAATCCTCAGGTCAGAATACGAAACCATCCGGACATAA